A single region of the Brachypodium distachyon strain Bd21 chromosome 3, Brachypodium_distachyon_v3.0, whole genome shotgun sequence genome encodes:
- the LOC100845003 gene encoding sirohydrochlorin ferrochelatase, chloroplastic isoform X1 — protein MHPVSISLQHFTANPTHKFSSSRSTHVRHSCDFVKLTTVKGNRGHQAMNSRPDSPSRSETTGGQDYTVGENDGVIIVDHGSRRQESNLMLNDFVTMFRARTGYRIVEPAHMELAEPTIKEAFGKCVQQGASRVIVSPYFLSPGRHWKQDIPSLAAEASKEHSNVPYIITAPLGLHELMVDVMNDRIKYCLRHVGGDADECTVCAGTGKCRLYS, from the exons CAAATTTTCCTCAAG CAGGAGCACTCATGTGAGGCATTCCTGTGACTTTGTCAAGCTGACGACAGTTAAAGGAAATAGAGGACACCAGGCTATGAATTCCAGACCAGATTCTCCTTCCAGGTCTGAAACGACTGGAGGACAGGATTATACTGTGGGAGAAAATGATGGTGTGATAATAGTCGATCATGGGTCACGTCGTCAGGAATCTAATCTCATGCTAA ACGATTTTGTTACAATGTTCAGGGCAAGGACTGGCTACAGGATTGTTGAACCAGCTCATATG GAGCTAGCTGAGCCTACTATCAAGGAAGCATTTGGAAAATGTGTGCAGCAAGGAGCATCCCGTGTTATTGTCAGTCCATATTTCCTTTCCCCTGGACGACACTGGAAGCAA GATATCCCTTCTTTAGCAGCAGAAGCCTCTAAAGAGCATTCGAACGTGCCCTACATCATCACTGCTCCTCTTGGATTGCATGAGCTTATGGTG GATGTTATGAACGATCGCATCAAGTACTGCCTGCGGCATGTTGGCGGTGATGCCGATGAGTGCACAGTATGTGCTGGGACTGGAAAGTGCCGCCTCTACTCTTGA
- the LOC100845003 gene encoding sirohydrochlorin ferrochelatase, chloroplastic isoform X2, giving the protein MHPVSISLQHFTANPTHKFSSRSTHVRHSCDFVKLTTVKGNRGHQAMNSRPDSPSRSETTGGQDYTVGENDGVIIVDHGSRRQESNLMLNDFVTMFRARTGYRIVEPAHMELAEPTIKEAFGKCVQQGASRVIVSPYFLSPGRHWKQDIPSLAAEASKEHSNVPYIITAPLGLHELMVDVMNDRIKYCLRHVGGDADECTVCAGTGKCRLYS; this is encoded by the exons CAAATTTTCCTCAAG GAGCACTCATGTGAGGCATTCCTGTGACTTTGTCAAGCTGACGACAGTTAAAGGAAATAGAGGACACCAGGCTATGAATTCCAGACCAGATTCTCCTTCCAGGTCTGAAACGACTGGAGGACAGGATTATACTGTGGGAGAAAATGATGGTGTGATAATAGTCGATCATGGGTCACGTCGTCAGGAATCTAATCTCATGCTAA ACGATTTTGTTACAATGTTCAGGGCAAGGACTGGCTACAGGATTGTTGAACCAGCTCATATG GAGCTAGCTGAGCCTACTATCAAGGAAGCATTTGGAAAATGTGTGCAGCAAGGAGCATCCCGTGTTATTGTCAGTCCATATTTCCTTTCCCCTGGACGACACTGGAAGCAA GATATCCCTTCTTTAGCAGCAGAAGCCTCTAAAGAGCATTCGAACGTGCCCTACATCATCACTGCTCCTCTTGGATTGCATGAGCTTATGGTG GATGTTATGAACGATCGCATCAAGTACTGCCTGCGGCATGTTGGCGGTGATGCCGATGAGTGCACAGTATGTGCTGGGACTGGAAAGTGCCGCCTCTACTCTTGA